One segment of Methanobrevibacter oralis DNA contains the following:
- a CDS encoding peptidylprolyl isomerase, translated as MKVAIIETDKGIIELELFPNEAPGTVANFEKLIKEGFYDGLTFHRVIPNFVIQGGCPVGNGTGGPGYTIKCETEGNPHKHGTGALSMAHAGKNTGGSQFFITHSPQPHLDGVHTVFGQVIKGQDVVNAIEQGDHMKKLYIEER; from the coding sequence ATGAAAGTCGCAATAATAGAAACTGACAAAGGAATAATCGAATTAGAATTGTTCCCAAATGAAGCACCTGGAACTGTAGCTAACTTTGAAAAATTAATAAAAGAAGGTTTTTATGATGGATTAACTTTTCACAGAGTAATACCTAATTTTGTAATTCAAGGAGGTTGTCCTGTAGGTAATGGTACAGGTGGCCCAGGTTACACTATCAAATGTGAAACTGAAGGAAACCCTCATAAACACGGTACTGGTGCATTATCTATGGCACATGCAGGAAAAAACACTGGTGGAAGTCAATTCTTTATCACTCACTCACCACAACCACACTTAGATGGAGTGCATACTGTATTTGGTCAAGTAATTAAAGGTCAAGATGTTGTTAATGCAATTGAACAAGGCGACCACATGAAAAAATTATATATTGAAGAAAGATAA